One Eubacterium sp. 1001713B170207_170306_E7 genomic region harbors:
- a CDS encoding trimethylamine methyltransferase family protein produces MSHILEKKDLETIYEKVIEILEKIGITFGTEKALKLLEENGAKIEGDKAYIPQTLLERCLESLPKYDYENQGPKRITATSPFGMVPTILDDETGAYRSGTVDDVVKMYKLTQTSDLYECASPCVIDPVDNDADDLYVGQIAMLLRYSDKWPSVGIRATAQNSKDGNLYQSARKSIHLIREFYDVWDEPVMGQSICPMSPLAYDWECLDNLTAAIEEKQNIILCPCSLTGLTGPASLLGLVIHDVAISLAGIVYAQLLSPGIDVSICSCSGATDMRSIQPAYGTVECVYIEGMLYEFAKYMQIGCTICGALSDSAKVDYQAGAESMLTTLLPYYASEINEVWCYPGLMSAWYCGSFEKLILDEEMMRNVNRALKGVNLKLDPKLMKSLTDAQEKNTFLQGKTPSAYRKDHYLTKIFSKYGVSQDISPEKTDIRLKVKREIEDRLGQYQTPEITEAQKKILAPHLPSKCSF; encoded by the coding sequence ATGAGTCACATTCTCGAAAAAAAGGATTTGGAAACAATTTATGAAAAGGTCATTGAGATTTTAGAAAAAATCGGCATCACCTTCGGAACAGAAAAAGCGTTGAAGCTCCTTGAGGAAAACGGCGCGAAGATCGAGGGCGACAAGGCCTATATCCCCCAGACGCTTCTGGAACGCTGTCTGGAAAGCCTTCCGAAATATGATTACGAAAACCAGGGGCCAAAGCGGATCACGGCGACCTCGCCCTTCGGCATGGTGCCCACCATCCTGGATGACGAGACCGGCGCGTACCGGAGCGGCACAGTGGATGACGTTGTGAAAATGTATAAGCTCACCCAGACCTCAGACCTTTACGAGTGCGCGAGCCCCTGTGTCATTGACCCTGTGGACAACGACGCCGATGACCTGTACGTTGGCCAGATCGCCATGCTGCTCCGCTACAGCGACAAATGGCCTTCTGTTGGAATCCGGGCCACGGCGCAGAACTCAAAGGACGGAAACCTGTACCAGAGCGCGCGCAAATCCATCCACCTTATCCGTGAGTTTTATGACGTATGGGACGAGCCTGTCATGGGACAGTCCATCTGCCCGATGTCACCCCTTGCCTACGACTGGGAATGTCTTGACAACTTAACCGCCGCCATCGAGGAAAAGCAGAACATTATCCTCTGCCCCTGCAGCCTGACCGGGCTGACCGGGCCGGCAAGCCTGCTGGGTCTGGTGATCCACGATGTGGCCATCTCACTGGCCGGCATCGTGTACGCGCAGTTGCTCTCACCGGGGATCGACGTCTCCATCTGCTCCTGCTCAGGCGCGACCGACATGCGCAGCATCCAGCCGGCCTACGGGACCGTGGAATGTGTCTATATTGAGGGGATGCTCTATGAGTTCGCCAAATACATGCAGATCGGCTGCACAATCTGCGGCGCCCTGTCCGACTCCGCCAAGGTGGATTACCAGGCCGGAGCAGAGAGCATGCTGACTACGCTGCTGCCCTATTACGCCTCCGAAATCAATGAGGTTTGGTGCTATCCGGGCCTTATGTCCGCCTGGTACTGCGGCAGCTTTGAAAAGCTCATCCTGGACGAGGAAATGATGCGCAATGTCAACCGCGCCCTGAAGGGCGTCAATCTGAAGCTTGATCCCAAGCTGATGAAAAGCCTGACAGATGCCCAGGAAAAGAATACCTTCCTCCAGGGCAAGACCCCGTCCGCCTACAGAAAAGACCACTACCTCACCAAAATCTTCAGCAAATACGGTGTTTCCCAGGACATCAGCCCAGAGAAAACCGATATCCGCCTCAAGGTAAAGCGGGAGATCGAGGACCGTCTGGGCCAGTACCAGACCCCGGAAATCACAGAAGCCCAGAAGAAAATTCTGGCGCCGCATCTTCCCTCGAAGTGTTCCTTCTAA
- a CDS encoding AraC family transcriptional regulator, protein MKLECEKPYCEYIEVLQRDAEKTIYRMNCGDGDGIMVCYPVFDGVELYYNDFQAFRCSEPGNRPGSNFLEINHCRKGRYECQFGRNHFAYLSEGDLAITGWDFPCDASRFPLGYYNGIEILIDIAHAQQHLSCVLEGIEIDLNRLRQKLSGNEGCFVLRATKEIEHIFDELYHVDPRIQKGYFRIKVLELLLFLSITPFDSSADRRQYLSARQARVVEQIHDVLTQKLDRSITLEELSKRFDIGMTTMKNCFRAVYGKPINTWRREYRLHVAARMLRETDKSVLEIANSVGYENPSKFSDAFRKQLGALPLEYRKNN, encoded by the coding sequence ATGAAGCTAGAGTGCGAAAAACCATACTGTGAATATATCGAGGTTCTCCAGCGGGACGCTGAAAAAACCATCTACCGCATGAACTGCGGCGACGGTGACGGGATCATGGTCTGTTACCCGGTTTTTGACGGGGTGGAGCTTTATTACAATGATTTTCAGGCTTTTCGGTGCAGCGAGCCCGGCAACCGGCCCGGCTCCAATTTCCTGGAGATAAACCACTGCCGCAAGGGCCGTTACGAATGCCAGTTCGGCCGGAACCATTTCGCCTATCTCAGCGAGGGGGACCTGGCCATCACAGGCTGGGATTTTCCCTGCGACGCCTCCCGCTTTCCCCTGGGCTATTACAACGGCATCGAGATTCTCATCGACATCGCCCATGCCCAGCAGCACCTCTCCTGCGTGCTGGAGGGCATCGAGATCGACCTGAACCGGCTGAGGCAGAAGCTCTCGGGAAACGAGGGCTGCTTTGTGCTGCGGGCCACCAAGGAGATCGAGCACATTTTCGATGAGCTCTACCACGTCGACCCGAGGATACAGAAGGGCTATTTCAGGATCAAGGTGTTGGAGCTGCTGCTGTTTCTGAGCATTACGCCCTTTGACAGCAGCGCGGACCGGCGGCAGTACCTGTCCGCCAGGCAGGCCCGGGTGGTCGAGCAGATACACGATGTCCTCACCCAAAAACTGGACCGCAGCATTACCCTTGAGGAGCTGTCAAAACGTTTTGACATTGGCATGACCACCATGAAGAACTGCTTCCGGGCTGTGTACGGCAAACCCATCAACACCTGGCGCAGGGAGTACCGTCTCCATGTGGCCGCCCGGATGCTCAGAGAGACGGATAAGAGCGTCCTGGAAATCGCCAACAGCGTGGGCTATGAGAACCCCAGCAAATTCTCCGACGCTTTCAGAAAACAGCTGGGCGCCCTGCCCCTCGAGTACCGGAAAAATAATTGA